A portion of the Leptospira noumeaensis genome contains these proteins:
- a CDS encoding LA_3751/LA_3752 family putative glycosyltransferase codes for MRVVTAKPTNVAIIFSLSLLLLILQILIRVDTFYLSDPLVKMIQVISLWNQNWSTEGILYSAKDLDPLFLMSPLNEGFVFLHEGRLIGQYPIGLTFPYSLLGFLPLNFLPYFNVVFLVLFLRLLFKNGIKTSVVLLVAFGTVTFPLLVDFSENGLFLILSGYGYVFLYKAFLEDKKENWILGNIFLGLSLWLRLEGILLFVSIQSTIFLIYYFVKKRSFLESIHPKRYSIFFLFIVLFLIWNAVSYSHPLGTRYLTNFGKFEKQFYKQIEIFLSIAFTYPRQSAWSLGFFLHTPIFIYLFIKLRKTQILKNLNITFHLSIVILFLFFVALTSPNDGITLTGRYLLVLVYPLSFLLNEKMDELQTNKVIFKLLYTWSFVCTTLIMVVFYLSSKELKKLRSELTQFHSPLIVTTNEILSGSFGLDLLNQKVISIRRKEVVKYFYDNINKMAPEEFIVLTVGKETKYNTEEKDVFSAILFDSKEAGYNCEKEERSSRVLARRCIRAKNR; via the coding sequence ATGCGAGTTGTGACCGCAAAACCTACAAACGTCGCCATCATTTTTTCTCTTTCTCTTCTGTTGCTCATCTTACAGATTCTGATTCGTGTCGATACATTCTATTTATCTGACCCATTAGTGAAAATGATCCAAGTGATTTCGCTTTGGAATCAAAATTGGTCTACAGAAGGAATCCTTTATTCAGCCAAAGATTTAGACCCTCTTTTTTTAATGAGTCCTCTCAATGAAGGATTTGTTTTTTTACATGAAGGACGATTGATTGGACAGTATCCGATTGGACTCACTTTCCCCTATTCTTTACTAGGTTTTTTACCCTTAAATTTTCTTCCATACTTCAATGTTGTTTTTTTAGTTCTATTTTTGAGATTATTATTCAAAAACGGGATCAAAACATCGGTGGTTCTTCTAGTAGCATTCGGAACTGTAACATTTCCACTGTTAGTGGATTTTTCAGAGAATGGATTATTTTTAATTCTTTCTGGTTATGGTTATGTTTTTTTATATAAAGCTTTTTTAGAGGATAAAAAAGAAAATTGGATTTTAGGAAACATATTTCTCGGATTATCTCTTTGGCTTAGATTGGAAGGGATTCTTTTGTTTGTTTCCATACAATCGACAATTTTTCTAATTTATTATTTTGTAAAAAAACGATCTTTTTTGGAATCGATCCATCCGAAAAGGTATTCCATTTTTTTCTTGTTTATTGTTCTATTTTTAATTTGGAATGCAGTCAGTTATTCCCATCCACTTGGCACAAGATATCTAACAAATTTCGGTAAGTTTGAAAAACAATTCTACAAACAAATTGAGATTTTTTTATCTATCGCATTTACCTACCCGAGACAATCCGCCTGGTCTTTAGGTTTTTTTCTCCATACTCCTATTTTTATTTATCTTTTCATCAAGTTACGAAAAACTCAAATTCTTAAAAACTTAAATATAACATTCCATTTATCTATTGTGATTCTATTTTTATTTTTTGTAGCTTTAACCTCACCCAATGACGGAATCACTCTCACCGGAAGGTATTTACTTGTTTTAGTATACCCTCTCTCCTTTCTCTTAAATGAAAAGATGGATGAATTACAAACAAACAAAGTGATATTCAAATTACTTTATACCTGGTCATTTGTTTGTACAACGCTGATCATGGTTGTTTTTTATCTTTCAAGTAAGGAACTAAAAAAATTACGTTCAGAATTGACCCAATTCCATTCTCCCCTCATTGTCACCACAAATGAAATATTATCCGGAAGTTTTGGTTTAGATCTATTAAATCAGAAAGTAATTTCTATTCGGAGAAAAGAAGTTGTAAAATATTTTTACGATAATATTAACAAAATGGCTCCAGAAGAATTTATAGTTTTGACCGTTGGGAAAGAAACCAAATACAATACGGAAGAAAAAGATGTATTTTCGGCCATCTTATTTGATTCGAAAGAAGCAGGTTACAACTGCGAGAAAGAAGAACGTTCTTCTAGAGTGCTCGCCAGGAGGTGTATCCGAGCAAAAAACCGCTAA
- a CDS encoding PAS domain-containing protein produces the protein MKTYEGISLEEAIQKIAELEKILEEKEQNTYKTFFEQDEEAIVVFDIQSRLFTDCNAKLTTVLGFTKEEFTKLSVMDISPKYQPNGQLSDFLAKHYISEGFRHGSIRFDWVHLNNKSEEVFCEVRLYNYTTANGGAFARAVIQKKDQVVQLQKKLEQKEKLLSKVTQTLPGIIYIQSIATDEFLYLNNTLETQLGYQVGSILTFDFLIKNILYPDDVPRIEEHAKRMLAEKNTDIYEIDFRVFHKNGNIHWLRVWETNFSFNAEGVPTEVLGIGQDITSIKNIEFNLKKQNDLSEEIRRTSKSGVWEWTVKTDEMFWTPDLYFLLDNDPKHDKPNKENLIAFFTPENRQIIASAFKQAELNFEPFDLELEMMVKTKFWVRIQGKTILDANQEIKIIGSIENIDDSKKKKIELLDNENRFHEVADQTGLIIYDYDVGSGKIVWDGAIKSVLGYGKEEFNQFDIDGWENLLHEEDRLHTIQALKESIATRTPYRAYYRIRKKDGSFTPIEERGAFLSTDFSEPGRLVGVLENVSAKVEFLKTIETNEKRFRNFYNFASEAIVITEEDQIIDANLAFQKLFGYETFHEITISSLIGDPLWMGLSSKEKTFSAEGHKKDGVSIPLQINQKEIGEGRYLLSFIDLTSINEAESIKRALDDIQKRNDRIVTQKIELEKALDELKLTQSQLILNEKMASLGQLIAGIAHEVNNPLGAIKASSELILNKIKDQIPRQSEIIHFLNQKSPEIRKTYFDWLLKSFNTKNHVHGSISRKQKRSLTVHLNELGCKYSEVIAEEVIDLGIQDSFYIIESLAKEEDFLVLFNYGLDYIQAAQYLNSTLESIQRVSKILYALKNFTHFDKLGGKVKADIITNIETVLTLYNNQMKNGITVIRDYPESISPIYCYPDDLIQVWTNLVFNAIQAMSYKGQLSVHVREKVSTTNHIPLVEVTIEDNGCGIPDDIKERIFEPFFTTKELGEGSGLGLDIVRRVILKHNGHIEVNSKPGKTTFTVLLPI, from the coding sequence ATGAAAACTTACGAAGGTATTAGTTTAGAAGAGGCAATCCAGAAAATCGCTGAGCTGGAAAAAATCCTCGAAGAAAAAGAACAAAATACCTATAAGACCTTTTTTGAACAAGATGAAGAAGCCATTGTCGTTTTTGATATCCAAAGCCGGTTGTTTACTGACTGCAATGCAAAACTAACAACCGTACTTGGATTTACAAAAGAAGAATTCACAAAACTATCAGTAATGGATATCAGCCCGAAATACCAACCAAACGGGCAGTTGTCGGATTTTCTCGCAAAACATTATATTAGTGAAGGGTTCAGACACGGAAGTATTCGGTTTGATTGGGTTCATTTAAACAATAAATCGGAAGAAGTTTTTTGTGAAGTGCGTTTATATAATTATACAACTGCAAATGGTGGAGCCTTTGCTAGAGCAGTAATCCAAAAAAAAGACCAAGTAGTTCAATTACAAAAAAAATTAGAGCAGAAGGAAAAACTTTTATCCAAAGTAACACAAACCCTTCCCGGAATCATTTATATCCAATCTATTGCGACAGATGAGTTTCTTTATTTAAACAATACATTGGAAACACAATTAGGTTATCAAGTTGGCTCCATTTTAACATTTGATTTTTTAATTAAAAATATTTTGTATCCGGATGATGTTCCACGAATCGAAGAACATGCGAAACGAATGTTAGCGGAAAAAAACACAGATATTTATGAAATCGACTTCCGAGTATTCCACAAAAATGGGAATATCCATTGGCTTCGTGTTTGGGAAACAAACTTTTCTTTTAACGCCGAAGGAGTTCCTACCGAAGTATTGGGAATTGGTCAAGATATCACCAGCATCAAAAATATAGAATTTAATCTTAAAAAACAAAATGATCTGAGTGAAGAAATTCGCCGTACCTCAAAATCAGGAGTTTGGGAGTGGACAGTGAAAACAGACGAAATGTTCTGGACTCCCGATTTATATTTTTTATTAGATAATGATCCAAAACACGACAAACCAAACAAAGAAAATCTAATTGCATTTTTTACACCAGAAAATCGCCAAATCATTGCTAGTGCATTCAAACAAGCCGAACTAAATTTCGAACCATTTGACTTAGAATTAGAAATGATGGTCAAAACGAAATTTTGGGTTCGTATCCAAGGAAAAACAATTTTAGATGCCAATCAAGAAATCAAAATCATTGGAAGTATCGAAAACATAGACGACTCTAAAAAGAAAAAAATCGAACTTCTAGATAACGAAAACCGATTTCATGAGGTGGCTGACCAAACGGGACTTATTATTTATGATTACGATGTAGGTTCAGGAAAAATTGTCTGGGACGGTGCCATTAAATCCGTATTAGGTTACGGGAAAGAAGAGTTCAACCAATTTGATATCGATGGATGGGAAAACCTACTCCATGAAGAAGATCGTTTGCATACAATCCAGGCTCTCAAAGAATCCATTGCTACAAGGACTCCTTACCGAGCCTACTACCGAATTCGCAAAAAAGATGGAAGTTTTACTCCAATTGAAGAAAGAGGAGCATTTTTATCTACTGACTTCTCGGAGCCAGGCCGTCTAGTTGGTGTATTAGAAAACGTATCTGCAAAAGTAGAATTTCTTAAAACCATAGAGACCAACGAAAAAAGATTTAGAAATTTTTACAATTTTGCAAGTGAAGCCATAGTCATCACCGAAGAAGACCAAATCATAGATGCAAACCTTGCTTTCCAAAAGTTATTCGGTTATGAAACATTTCATGAAATCACAATTTCTAGTTTGATTGGCGACCCTCTTTGGATGGGGTTGTCTTCTAAAGAAAAAACATTTTCTGCGGAAGGGCACAAAAAAGATGGTGTTTCGATTCCGCTCCAAATCAATCAAAAGGAAATAGGAGAAGGGAGATACCTCCTTTCTTTTATTGATCTAACCTCCATCAACGAAGCCGAATCCATTAAACGAGCATTAGATGATATTCAAAAAAGAAACGATCGTATCGTCACACAAAAAATCGAACTTGAAAAAGCTCTCGATGAATTAAAACTCACACAATCACAACTCATTCTCAATGAAAAGATGGCCTCTCTTGGACAATTGATCGCAGGTATTGCCCATGAAGTCAATAATCCTTTAGGTGCAATCAAAGCATCTAGCGAACTGATCTTAAACAAAATCAAAGACCAAATCCCAAGGCAAAGTGAAATCATCCATTTCCTCAATCAAAAATCTCCAGAAATTAGAAAAACATATTTTGATTGGCTCTTAAAATCATTTAATACAAAAAACCACGTACACGGTTCTATTTCTAGAAAACAAAAACGAAGTTTGACTGTCCATTTGAACGAACTTGGCTGTAAATACTCCGAAGTCATCGCAGAAGAAGTAATCGATTTAGGAATCCAAGATTCTTTTTATATAATCGAATCTCTGGCAAAAGAAGAAGACTTTTTAGTACTATTCAATTACGGACTTGATTATATCCAGGCAGCCCAATATTTAAATTCCACACTTGAATCCATCCAACGTGTTTCCAAAATTTTATATGCACTAAAAAACTTTACCCACTTTGATAAACTAGGTGGAAAAGTAAAAGCCGATATCATTACAAATATAGAAACCGTTTTAACACTTTATAACAACCAAATGAAAAATGGAATCACAGTGATCAGAGATTACCCAGAATCCATATCGCCTATTTACTGTTATCCTGATGATCTCATACAAGTTTGGACCAACTTAGTTTTTAATGCCATTCAAGCGATGAGCTATAAAGGCCAACTCAGCGTCCATGTGAGAGAAAAAGTATCAACAACCAACCATATTCCTCTGGTAGAAGTGACTATTGAAGACAATGGCTGCGGGATTCCGGATGATATCAAAGAAAGGATATTTGAACCCTTTTTTACAACGAAGGAACTAGGAGAAGGGAGTGGCCTCGGCCTAGATATTGTCCGCCGAGTCATTCTCAAACATAACGGACATATTGAAGTGAACTCTAAACCTGGGAAAACAACGTTTACGGTGCTTCTTCCTATTTAG
- a CDS encoding glycoside hydrolase family 15 protein, with product MEPHKYNLGIIGNGSYIAHINTKAEIVWLCWPNFDSSPIFGDLIDQSCGSFSLIPQSKIISHSQSYLENTNILRTDIVTETGSFAVIDFAPRYYKNGVLHYERNLYRKIIPINGNIKIKISINPTYSYGSEILRPRVVSNQIQYESSEFKIKLLTNVSVNQILKGNSFQLNQTLYLGLFESVPEEIILNEWIESEFIKTKNYWQNWVKHCTIPNFAQKQQIRSALCLKLHQFQETGAIIAASTTSLPEAPKSGRNWDYRFCWLRDGFYTLLALTNLGQFEELERYSQYISNLTPTKEGRFQPLYSIFGESLLEEKILELDGYLKNGPVRIGNSAYTHKQNDAYGQILLSLLPLYLDERIPEKNRFHNLNLVKSILEQIELTMDEPDAGLWEFRNFSQKHCYTFLFHWIGAKAAREIAIQLGQDEILNKTEVLMKKAEKNIEACYDEELGCYTQAQGKKDLDASLLQLITLGYLDPKTEKAKSHIRAIENSLKSENGFMYRYLHQDDFGKPETTFLVCTFWYIEALACMDRVDEAVALFEYVCEHSNHLGLFSEDLESKTGGQWGNFPQTYSHVGLVNAAQKISEKKSKSLFW from the coding sequence ATGGAACCACATAAATACAATCTTGGAATTATCGGCAATGGGAGTTATATCGCCCACATCAATACCAAAGCAGAAATAGTTTGGTTGTGTTGGCCTAATTTCGATAGTTCTCCAATTTTTGGTGATTTAATTGATCAGAGTTGTGGATCTTTCTCACTGATTCCTCAATCGAAGATTATTTCGCATTCACAATCTTATTTAGAAAATACAAACATACTTCGTACAGATATAGTTACAGAAACCGGTTCATTCGCAGTCATTGATTTCGCACCTAGATATTACAAAAACGGTGTGTTACATTACGAAAGAAATTTGTATCGGAAAATCATTCCAATAAATGGGAATATAAAAATTAAAATATCAATAAATCCTACATATTCTTATGGCAGTGAAATTTTACGACCAAGAGTTGTATCAAACCAAATTCAATACGAATCTTCTGAATTCAAAATTAAATTATTAACAAACGTCTCGGTAAACCAAATCCTCAAAGGAAACTCTTTCCAACTAAACCAGACATTGTATCTGGGTTTATTTGAATCAGTCCCAGAAGAAATCATTTTGAATGAATGGATTGAATCAGAATTCATAAAAACAAAAAACTACTGGCAAAACTGGGTCAAACACTGTACGATTCCGAATTTTGCGCAAAAACAACAAATTCGTTCTGCACTTTGTTTAAAACTCCATCAGTTCCAAGAAACAGGAGCGATCATTGCGGCTTCCACTACAAGTTTACCTGAAGCTCCTAAGTCAGGTCGCAATTGGGATTATCGTTTCTGTTGGTTACGCGATGGTTTTTATACCCTACTCGCACTCACGAATCTCGGTCAATTTGAAGAATTGGAAAGATATTCACAATACATTAGCAATCTAACACCTACAAAAGAAGGAAGATTCCAACCATTATATAGTATATTTGGAGAATCCCTACTAGAAGAAAAGATTTTAGAGTTGGATGGATATTTAAAAAATGGACCAGTCCGTATTGGCAACTCTGCATATACGCATAAACAAAACGATGCTTACGGACAAATTTTGTTATCTTTACTCCCCCTATACTTAGATGAACGGATTCCTGAAAAAAATAGATTCCATAATCTAAACTTAGTAAAAAGCATTTTAGAACAAATTGAATTGACCATGGATGAGCCCGATGCAGGCCTTTGGGAATTTCGTAATTTTTCACAAAAACATTGTTATACGTTTTTATTTCATTGGATAGGTGCAAAAGCAGCAAGAGAAATTGCTATTCAACTAGGTCAGGATGAAATATTAAATAAAACCGAAGTTTTAATGAAAAAAGCCGAAAAAAATATAGAAGCTTGTTACGATGAAGAACTCGGTTGTTATACGCAAGCACAAGGGAAAAAAGATTTGGATGCAAGTTTACTCCAACTCATCACTCTTGGTTACCTAGATCCAAAAACTGAGAAAGCGAAATCTCATATTAGAGCGATTGAAAATTCTTTAAAATCAGAAAATGGATTCATGTATCGATATCTTCATCAAGATGATTTTGGTAAACCGGAAACGACATTTTTGGTTTGTACATTTTGGTATATCGAAGCACTGGCTTGTATGGATCGCGTTGATGAGGCTGTTGCATTATTTGAATATGTTTGCGAACATTCTAACCATCTAGGATTATTTAGTGAAGACTTAGAATCGAAAACGGGAGGCCAGTGGGGCAATTTCCCTCAGACCTATAGTCATGTAGGACTCGTAAATGCAGCACAAAAAATTTCCGAAAAGAAGTCTAAAAGTTTGTTCTGGTAA